One window of the Marinilactibacillus sp. Marseille-P9653 genome contains the following:
- a CDS encoding flotillin family protein codes for MDATLFGIIGIVAISLIVIVLLISRYRIASPDIALIISGTALGNKNVYTDPNTNNKMKIVSGGGSFVLPVIQSARTLSLLSSKLKVSTPDVYTKEGVPVTADGTVIIKVGSTTEDIATAAEQYLGKATEDLENEAREVLEGHLRSILGSLTVEEIYQNRDRFSQDVQKVASVDLAKMGLTIVSFTLKEVTDKNGYLDSLGQGRIAEVRRDADIQSARADKETRIERALAEQQSKKAELQRQTETAESEKDKSLRIAEYKRQENVATAQAESAYELEKAKLQKQVLIEQGNAQIIEREKQIELQEKETIRKEREYDASVRKKADAERYAIETESEANKSKAIAESEARAKEIELNGKAKAESIREIGKAEAESKTALAKALKEYGQEAIATLMIEAYPEMIRAVSEPLGNIDKITVVDSGNGQGASSLTNTALNTLASSQEAFKDAVGLDLTSLIESYAGTKNVGGQVRELNNTLKESGKDESVSSENSESVTE; via the coding sequence ATGGACGCAACTCTTTTTGGAATCATCGGCATCGTTGCCATCTCACTGATCGTTATCGTTTTACTGATTAGCCGTTACCGTATTGCTTCACCGGATATTGCGCTGATCATCAGTGGAACGGCACTTGGAAACAAAAATGTCTACACAGATCCAAACACAAATAACAAGATGAAGATTGTCAGTGGTGGCGGTTCATTCGTACTACCCGTTATACAATCTGCTAGAACCTTATCTCTGTTATCATCTAAATTAAAAGTGAGTACACCTGACGTTTACACCAAAGAAGGGGTACCCGTTACCGCAGACGGAACCGTTATTATCAAAGTTGGTTCAACAACTGAAGATATCGCTACTGCTGCTGAACAATATCTTGGTAAAGCGACAGAAGACTTAGAGAACGAAGCACGCGAAGTTTTAGAAGGTCATCTACGTTCGATTTTAGGTTCGTTGACGGTTGAAGAAATCTATCAAAACAGAGATCGATTCAGTCAAGATGTACAAAAAGTTGCTTCAGTGGATTTAGCTAAAATGGGTTTAACGATTGTTTCGTTTACTTTGAAAGAAGTAACAGACAAAAACGGTTATCTAGACTCACTTGGTCAAGGACGTATTGCTGAAGTTAGACGTGATGCGGATATTCAGTCAGCAAGAGCCGACAAAGAAACGCGTATTGAACGTGCCCTAGCGGAACAACAATCTAAAAAAGCTGAATTACAACGTCAAACAGAAACAGCTGAATCTGAAAAAGATAAGAGCTTACGTATTGCAGAATACAAACGACAAGAAAATGTAGCCACAGCACAAGCTGAAAGTGCCTACGAGTTAGAAAAAGCAAAATTACAAAAACAAGTCCTTATCGAACAAGGTAACGCTCAAATCATCGAGCGTGAGAAACAAATTGAATTACAAGAAAAAGAAACCATCAGAAAAGAACGTGAATACGACGCTTCTGTTCGTAAGAAAGCTGACGCTGAGCGTTATGCCATCGAAACAGAATCTGAAGCGAACAAATCAAAAGCTATCGCTGAATCTGAAGCACGTGCAAAAGAAATTGAACTGAACGGTAAAGCAAAAGCTGAAAGTATCCGTGAAATCGGTAAAGCTGAAGCTGAAAGTAAAACCGCTCTGGCTAAAGCCTTAAAAGAATACGGACAAGAAGCCATCGCTACTTTGATGATTGAAGCGTATCCTGAAATGATTCGTGCCGTATCTGAACCACTAGGTAATATCGATAAAATAACTGTCGTGGACAGTGGCAACGGGCAAGGTGCATCATCTCTAACCAATACTGCCTTGAACACATTAGCATCATCACAAGAAGCTTTCAAAGACGCTGTTGGTTTAGATCTCACTAGTTTGATTGAATCATATGCTGGAACAAAAAATGTCGGTGGACAAGTACGAGAACTGAATAACACATTAAAAGAATCAGGAAAAGATGAATCAGTTTCATCAGAAAACAGTGAGTCAGTAACAGAATAG
- a CDS encoding IS3 family transposase (programmed frameshift) codes for MSTRRPRRTYTEEFKKQIVDLHKAGKSRKEIIEEYDLTGSAFDKWVRQHSQTGSFKERDNLTPEQKELKELRKANTQLKMENDILKQAALIFGRKFEVIKRNKHNYSISAMCRALKISRGSYYYEVIKKESDAELEQAIIEEFAKSKNNYGTRKLKKRLKKRAFIVSRRRIGHIMKKFHLVSKYDRPSYKPQKSGVNQAKIENALNREFNPKEPMKAIVTDLTYVKVANKWFYVCFILDLFNREIIGYSAGPNKTADLVLQALATVKGDLHTVNVFHTDRGKEFDNHTIDELLDTFDIVRSLSRKGNPYDNAVAESTYKSFKFEFVYDNTFHTLYELQVQLMDYVHWWNHFRPHGSLDYESPIDYRKDWEQEQSEMEVCKSVVPQLVETSLSFS; via the exons ATGTCTACTCGTCGTCCACGTCGAACTTATACAGAAGAATTTAAGAAACAAATTGTTGATTTACACAAAGCAGGAAAATCAAGAAAAGAAATCATAGAAGAATATGATCTTACAGGATCGGCTTTTGACAAATGGGTACGTCAACATAGTCAAACCGGTTCATTCAAAGAAAGAGATAACTTAACACCTGAACAGAAAGAATTGAAAGAATTAAGGAAAGCAAATACCCAGCTTAAGATGGAAAATGATATTTTAAAGCAAGCGGCGCTGATATTCGGGCGAAAGT TCGAAGTAATCAAACGCAACAAACATAACTATTCTATATCAGCGATGTGCCGTGCCCTTAAGATCAGTAGAGGATCTTATTATTACGAAGTAATAAAGAAAGAAAGTGACGCGGAACTCGAACAAGCGATTATTGAAGAGTTTGCCAAAAGCAAAAACAATTATGGCACGCGTAAACTGAAGAAAAGATTGAAGAAGCGTGCGTTTATCGTATCTCGTCGGAGAATTGGACACATTATGAAAAAGTTTCATCTGGTGTCCAAGTATGATAGACCATCATACAAACCACAAAAGAGTGGAGTCAATCAAGCGAAGATTGAAAACGCATTGAACCGTGAGTTCAATCCGAAAGAGCCGATGAAAGCTATCGTCACGGACTTGACCTATGTCAAAGTTGCCAATAAGTGGTTCTATGTTTGTTTTATTTTAGACTTGTTTAACCGCGAGATCATCGGGTATTCTGCTGGTCCCAATAAGACAGCTGACTTAGTCCTGCAGGCTCTCGCTACAGTTAAGGGTGATTTACATACGGTCAACGTGTTCCATACTGACCGGGGAAAAGAATTCGACAACCATACTATTGATGAGTTACTGGATACCTTTGATATTGTGCGCTCGTTAAGTAGAAAAGGGAATCCTTACGACAATGCCGTAGCGGAGTCCACGTATAAATCATTTAAGTTTGAATTTGTCTACGACAACACATTCCATACACTCTATGAACTGCAGGTCCAACTTATGGACTACGTCCATTGGTGGAATCATTTTCGCCCACATGGATCATTGGACTACGAATCTCCTATCGATTATCGAAAAGATTGGGAACAGGAACAGTCTGAAATGGAAGTCTGCAAATCCGTTGTTCCCCAGCTGGTCGAAACTAGCCTCTCATTCAGTTAG